From one Paracoccus pantotrophus genomic stretch:
- the paaZ gene encoding phenylacetic acid degradation bifunctional protein PaaZ, whose amino-acid sequence MTTPRRLESYVCGRWTPGDKPGQALLDAATGEPVAVIDSTGIDFAAALAHGREVAGPKLRAMSFHERAGMLKALGLALMAQKEEFYAESLHTGATRADGWVDIEGGIGTMLTYASKGRRELPNTRVLTDGDVEPLSRDGSFSAQHILTPLHGVAVHINAFNFPIWGMLEKIAPTLLAGMPCLVKPASQTAYLTELMVRRIVETGILPEGALQLICGSVGDLLDHVTEQDAVTFTGSAWTGRKLKTHPAIVANSVRFTMEADSLNASILGPDAVAGTPEFDLFVREVAREMTVKAGQKCTAIRRVIAPRAQVDALVAALDERLGKTPLGLPGDEGVRMGPLASLDQREEVRERIRDLQAAAEIVAGDPDAVRVTSGDAAKGAFLNPVLMYAASPFQATAVHEVEAFGPVSTVMPYDDLDEAVALARLGRGSLVTSVFTDDPKVAEQAVLGAAPWHGRVLIGNRASAKSSTGHGSPLAPLVHGGPGRAGGGEEMGGIRGVKHYMQRTAVQGAPRLLSAVTGRWIEGADVQQGVHPFRKSLAELHIGDQLVTASRTVTREDVEHFAHFTGDTFYAHMDEAAAKANPFFDDRVAHGYLIASFAAGLFVEPNPGPVLANYGVDNLRFLTPVYFGDTLQVRLTCKEINPRENAGHGEVRWDCQVTNQKGEVVAQYDVLTMVAKEWPLAQAAQ is encoded by the coding sequence ATGACCACTCCGCGCCGTCTTGAAAGCTATGTCTGCGGGCGCTGGACCCCCGGCGACAAGCCGGGCCAGGCCCTGCTGGACGCCGCCACCGGCGAGCCGGTGGCCGTGATCGATTCGACCGGCATCGACTTCGCCGCCGCGCTGGCCCATGGCCGCGAGGTGGCCGGGCCGAAGCTGCGCGCCATGTCGTTTCACGAACGCGCCGGCATGCTCAAGGCCCTGGGCCTGGCGCTGATGGCGCAGAAAGAGGAGTTCTACGCCGAAAGCCTGCATACCGGTGCCACCCGCGCCGACGGCTGGGTGGATATCGAGGGCGGCATCGGCACCATGCTGACCTATGCCTCCAAGGGCCGGCGCGAATTGCCCAATACCCGCGTGCTGACCGATGGCGATGTCGAGCCGCTGTCCAGGGACGGCAGCTTCAGTGCCCAGCATATCCTGACGCCGCTGCATGGCGTGGCGGTGCATATCAACGCCTTCAACTTCCCGATCTGGGGCATGTTGGAAAAGATCGCGCCGACGCTGCTGGCCGGGATGCCCTGCCTGGTCAAGCCCGCCAGCCAGACCGCCTATCTGACCGAGCTGATGGTGCGCCGCATCGTCGAGACCGGCATCCTGCCGGAAGGCGCGCTGCAACTGATCTGCGGCTCGGTCGGGGATCTGCTGGACCATGTGACCGAACAGGATGCCGTGACCTTCACCGGCTCGGCCTGGACCGGGCGCAAGCTCAAGACCCATCCGGCGATCGTCGCCAATTCCGTGCGCTTCACCATGGAGGCGGACAGCCTGAACGCCTCGATCCTGGGCCCGGACGCGGTGGCGGGCACGCCGGAATTCGACCTGTTCGTGCGCGAGGTCGCGCGCGAGATGACGGTCAAGGCCGGGCAGAAATGCACCGCGATCCGCCGCGTCATCGCGCCCCGCGCCCAGGTCGACGCCCTGGTCGCCGCGCTGGACGAGCGGCTGGGCAAGACGCCGCTGGGCCTGCCGGGCGACGAGGGGGTGCGCATGGGGCCATTGGCCAGCCTCGACCAGCGCGAGGAGGTGCGCGAGCGCATCCGCGACCTGCAGGCGGCGGCCGAGATCGTGGCGGGCGATCCCGACGCGGTGCGCGTGACCTCGGGCGATGCCGCCAAGGGCGCCTTCCTGAACCCGGTGCTGATGTATGCCGCCAGCCCCTTCCAGGCGACGGCGGTGCATGAGGTCGAGGCTTTCGGTCCCGTCTCGACGGTCATGCCCTATGACGACCTGGACGAGGCGGTGGCGCTGGCGCGGCTGGGCCGCGGTTCGCTGGTCACATCGGTCTTTACCGACGATCCCAAGGTCGCCGAGCAGGCGGTGCTGGGTGCGGCGCCCTGGCACGGCCGGGTGCTGATCGGCAACCGCGCCTCGGCCAAATCCTCGACCGGGCATGGCTCGCCGCTCGCGCCGCTGGTCCATGGCGGGCCGGGGCGCGCGGGGGGCGGCGAGGAGATGGGCGGCATTCGCGGCGTCAAGCATTACATGCAACGCACCGCCGTCCAGGGCGCGCCGCGGCTGCTCTCCGCCGTCACCGGGCGCTGGATCGAGGGCGCCGACGTGCAGCAGGGTGTGCATCCCTTCCGCAAGTCGCTGGCCGAGCTGCACATCGGCGACCAGCTGGTCACGGCGAGCCGCACCGTCACCCGCGAGGATGTCGAGCATTTCGCCCATTTCACCGGCGACACCTTCTATGCCCATATGGACGAGGCGGCGGCCAAGGCGAATCCGTTCTTCGACGACCGCGTGGCGCATGGCTACCTGATCGCCAGCTTTGCGGCGGGCCTGTTCGTCGAGCCGAATCCCGGCCCGGTCCTGGCCAATTACGGCGTGGACAACCTGCGCTTCCTGACCCCGGTCTATTTCGGCGACACGCTGCAGGTGCGGCTGACCTGCAAGGAGATCAACCCGCGCGAGAATGCCGGCCATGGCGAAGTGCGCTGGGATTGCCAGGTGACGAACCAGAAGGGCGAGGTCGTGGCGCAATACGACGTGCTGACCATGGTCGCCAAGGAATGGCCGTTGGCCCAGGCGGCGCAATAG
- a CDS encoding Phenylacetic acid catabolic protein gives MSDTMNIEDYLAQGGVLTAPGNAPARYRGELLRLMSSFVDSELAASAGFADAINLAPGIKERIAASRITLEKADHAERVLRVMAEFGTDAARYQTSHDWAARVERDADLGTARRPGDMRLSVFHYPIAGWTDAVVMNVLQGLATGVQMTELTRVSYGPLAEVFREIAPREARHAELGLEGLEQIAQTETGREEARAAVAYWQPRVAAGFGVAHSARYDTLARFGLRHSPNEALLARWEALVSEHLAALGL, from the coding sequence ATGTCCGATACCATGAATATCGAGGACTACCTGGCGCAGGGCGGGGTGCTGACCGCGCCCGGCAACGCGCCCGCCCGCTATCGCGGCGAGCTTTTGCGGCTGATGTCGTCCTTTGTCGACAGCGAGCTGGCCGCCTCGGCCGGCTTTGCCGATGCGATCAACCTGGCCCCCGGCATCAAGGAGCGCATCGCCGCCAGCCGCATCACGCTGGAAAAGGCCGACCATGCCGAGCGCGTGCTGCGGGTGATGGCCGAGTTCGGCACCGATGCCGCGCGCTATCAGACCAGCCATGACTGGGCGGCGCGGGTCGAGCGCGATGCCGATCTGGGCACCGCGCGCCGGCCGGGCGACATGCGGCTGTCGGTGTTCCATTATCCCATCGCCGGCTGGACCGATGCGGTGGTGATGAACGTGCTGCAAGGGCTGGCGACCGGGGTGCAGATGACCGAACTGACCCGCGTCTCCTACGGTCCGCTGGCCGAGGTGTTCCGCGAGATCGCCCCGCGCGAGGCGCGCCATGCCGAGCTGGGTCTTGAGGGGCTGGAGCAGATCGCCCAGACCGAGACCGGGCGCGAGGAAGCCCGCGCTGCCGTCGCCTATTGGCAGCCGCGCGTCGCGGCCGGCTTCGGCGTGGCCCATTCGGCGCGCTATGACACGCTGGCGCGCTTCGGCCTGCGCCACAGTCCGAACGAGGCGCTGCTGGCCCGCTGGGAGGCGCTGGTGTCGGAACATCTGGCCGCGCTTGGCCTCTGA
- the paaE gene encoding 1,2-phenylacetyl-CoA epoxidase subunit PaaE — protein MARFHPLKVIDVRRETRDAVVVTLAPRDEDRALFDFTQGQYLTFRRDFDGEELRRSYSICAGKDEGMLRVGIKRVDGGAFSTWANENLAPGDEIEAMPPMGKFFTPIEPEAEKQYLGFAAGSGITPVLSIIKTVLAREPRAQFTLVYANRQINTIMFREELEDLKNLYLGRFSVIHVLEQEGQEIDLFTGRIDEAKMAALFQHWLDAEAVDTAFICGPEPMMLTVAASLRDHGLRDEQIKFELFASSQPGRAKARPVSAQAAGAGEGVAATVTLDGATRSFQMPREGETILEAALANSMDAPYSCKAGVCSTCRCKVLEGEVEMAVNHALEDYEVRAGYVLSCQAYPISDRVVVTYDE, from the coding sequence ATGGCACGCTTCCACCCGCTGAAGGTCATCGACGTGCGCCGCGAGACGCGCGACGCGGTGGTCGTCACCCTGGCGCCCCGCGACGAGGACCGCGCGCTGTTCGACTTCACCCAGGGCCAATACCTGACCTTCCGCCGCGATTTCGACGGCGAGGAGCTGCGCCGCTCCTATTCGATCTGCGCCGGCAAGGACGAGGGCATGCTGCGCGTCGGCATCAAGCGCGTCGATGGCGGCGCCTTCAGCACCTGGGCCAACGAGAACCTGGCGCCGGGCGACGAGATCGAGGCGATGCCGCCGATGGGCAAGTTCTTCACCCCGATCGAGCCCGAGGCGGAAAAGCAGTATCTGGGCTTTGCCGCCGGCTCGGGCATCACGCCGGTCCTGTCGATCATCAAGACCGTGCTGGCGCGCGAGCCGCGCGCGCAGTTCACGCTGGTCTATGCCAACCGCCAGATCAACACCATCATGTTCCGCGAGGAGCTGGAGGATCTGAAGAACCTCTATCTCGGCCGCTTCTCGGTCATCCATGTGCTGGAGCAGGAGGGGCAGGAGATCGACCTGTTCACCGGCCGCATCGACGAGGCCAAGATGGCGGCGCTGTTCCAGCATTGGCTGGATGCCGAGGCCGTGGACACCGCCTTCATCTGCGGCCCGGAACCGATGATGCTGACCGTCGCGGCGTCCTTGCGCGACCACGGGCTGCGCGACGAGCAGATCAAGTTCGAGCTGTTCGCCTCCAGCCAGCCCGGCCGCGCCAAGGCCCGGCCCGTCTCGGCCCAGGCCGCTGGTGCCGGCGAGGGGGTCGCGGCCACCGTGACGCTGGACGGCGCCACCCGCAGCTTCCAGATGCCGCGCGAGGGCGAGACGATCCTGGAAGCCGCGCTCGCCAACAGCATGGACGCGCCCTATTCCTGCAAGGCGGGCGTCTGCTCGACCTGCCGCTGCAAGGTGCTGGAGGGCGAGGTCGAGATGGCGGTGAACCACGCGCTGGAGGATTACGAGGTCCGTGCCGGCTATGTGCTGTCCTGCCAGGCCTATCCGATCAGCGACCGCGTGGTCGTCACCTATGACGAATGA
- the paaD gene encoding 1,2-phenylacetyl-CoA epoxidase subunit PaaD, with protein MAAATHPSVEQVWGWLSEVPDPEIPVISLTDLGIIRGVEWQGDTLVVRVTPTYSGCPATSIINLDIETALRGHGIDKLRLERQMSPPWTTDWITPEGREKLRAYGIAPPVDGTAADGVLAGRIARMTGANLTIACPRCGSTNTEKISQFGSTPCKANYRCKDCLEPFDYFKCL; from the coding sequence ATGGCCGCTGCGACCCATCCCAGCGTCGAGCAGGTCTGGGGCTGGCTGTCCGAGGTGCCCGACCCGGAGATCCCGGTGATCAGCCTGACCGACCTGGGCATCATCCGCGGCGTCGAATGGCAGGGCGATACGCTGGTCGTCCGGGTCACGCCGACCTATTCCGGCTGTCCCGCGACCAGCATCATCAACCTGGATATCGAGACCGCGCTGCGCGGCCACGGCATCGACAAGCTGCGGCTGGAGCGCCAGATGTCGCCGCCCTGGACCACCGACTGGATCACGCCGGAGGGCCGGGAAAAGCTGCGCGCCTATGGCATTGCCCCCCCCGTGGATGGCACGGCGGCGGACGGGGTGCTGGCCGGGCGCATCGCCCGGATGACCGGCGCCAACCTGACCATCGCCTGCCCGCGCTGCGGCTCGACCAATACCGAAAAGATCAGCCAGTTCGGCTCGACCCCCTGCAAGGCGAATTATCGCTGCAAGGACTGTCTGGAACCCTTCGACTATTTCAAATGCCTGTAA
- the paaC gene encoding 1,2-phenylacetyl-CoA epoxidase subunit PaaC, translating into MPSLPDMNTPQVAELARREAEAHPAHPAVPQPDEGQEALFETLLRLGDSTLILGHRVSEWCGHSPALEEDIALANVALDLIGQTQLWLGLAGEVEGQGRSADDLAYLRDAWDFRNLLICERPNGDFGHTLMRQFLFDAWHHELLKGLAASSDPRVAEIAAKAGKEVAYHLERSSDLVVRLGDGTEESHRRMQQALDALWPYTGEMFLGDDKDAQMAARGIAPDPASLRAGWDASLRHVLGEATLQIPESDFAHKGGKQGIHTEHLGYILAEMQFLQRAYPGASW; encoded by the coding sequence ATGCCGTCGCTGCCCGACATGAACACGCCCCAGGTGGCGGAACTGGCCCGGCGCGAGGCCGAGGCCCATCCGGCCCATCCCGCCGTGCCCCAGCCCGACGAGGGCCAGGAGGCGCTGTTCGAAACCCTGCTGCGCCTTGGTGACTCGACGCTGATCCTGGGCCATCGCGTCTCGGAATGGTGCGGCCATTCGCCGGCGCTGGAGGAGGACATCGCGCTGGCCAACGTGGCGCTGGACCTGATCGGCCAGACCCAGCTGTGGCTGGGGCTTGCCGGCGAGGTCGAGGGGCAGGGCCGCTCGGCCGACGACCTGGCCTATCTGCGCGACGCCTGGGATTTCCGCAACCTGCTGATCTGCGAGCGTCCGAACGGCGATTTCGGCCATACGCTGATGCGGCAGTTCCTGTTCGACGCCTGGCACCATGAATTGCTGAAGGGGCTGGCGGCCTCGTCGGACCCGCGCGTGGCCGAGATCGCGGCCAAGGCCGGCAAGGAGGTCGCCTATCACCTGGAACGCTCCTCCGACCTGGTGGTGCGGCTGGGCGACGGGACCGAGGAAAGCCACCGCCGGATGCAGCAGGCGCTGGACGCGCTCTGGCCCTATACCGGAGAGATGTTCCTGGGCGACGACAAGGATGCGCAGATGGCCGCGCGCGGCATTGCCCCCGATCCGGCCAGCCTGCGCGCCGGCTGGGACGCCTCGCTGCGCCATGTGCTGGGCGAGGCGACCTTGCAGATCCCCGAAAGCGATTTCGCGCATAAGGGCGGCAAGCAGGGCATCCACACGGAACATCTGGGCTACATCCTGGCCGAGATGCAGTTCCTGCAACGCGCCTATCCCGGCGCCAGCTGGTAA
- the paaB gene encoding 1,2-phenylacetyl-CoA epoxidase subunit PaaB, with protein sequence MSKEWPLWEVFIRGQHGLNHRHVGSLHAPDAEMAIMNARDVYTRRNEGVSIWVVPSAQITASSPSEKGPLFEPSNAKVYRHPTFFDIPEEVGHM encoded by the coding sequence ATGTCCAAGGAATGGCCGCTCTGGGAGGTCTTCATCCGGGGCCAGCACGGGCTGAACCACCGCCATGTCGGCAGCCTGCACGCGCCCGACGCCGAAATGGCGATCATGAACGCCCGCGACGTCTATACCCGCCGCAACGAGGGCGTGTCGATCTGGGTCGTGCCCTCGGCGCAGATCACCGCGTCGAGCCCCTCGGAAAAGGGGCCGCTCTTCGAGCCCTCGAACGCCAAGGTCTATCGCCACCCGACCTTTTTCGACATTCCCGAAGAAGTGGGGCATATGTGA
- the paaA gene encoding 1,2-phenylacetyl-CoA epoxidase subunit PaaA codes for MYAQLVKSEGMKAREEMTPQEIAFQERIDRGEKIEPKEWMPEGYRKTLIRQIGQHAHSEIVGQLPEGNWITRAPTLERKAILLAKVQDEAGHGLYLYSAAETLGVSRDELMELLHAGKMKYSSIFNYPTLTWADMGAVGWLVDGAAIMNQVPLQRTSYGPYSRAMIRICKEESFHQRQGYAVMMKLAQGTPAQKRMAQDALNRFWYPALMMFGPSDKDSVHSAQSMAWKIKINTNDELRQKFVDQTVPQAEYLGLTVPDPDLKWNEEKGGYDFSEPDWSEFFDVIAGNGPCNKDRLGARVKAWEDGAWFREGLMAHAEKAAARRAQAAE; via the coding sequence ATGTATGCCCAGCTTGTGAAATCCGAAGGGATGAAGGCCCGCGAGGAGATGACTCCCCAGGAGATCGCCTTCCAGGAGCGCATCGACCGCGGCGAGAAGATCGAGCCCAAGGAATGGATGCCCGAGGGCTATCGCAAGACGCTGATCCGCCAGATCGGCCAGCACGCGCATAGCGAGATCGTCGGCCAACTGCCCGAGGGCAACTGGATCACCCGTGCCCCCACGCTGGAGCGCAAGGCGATCCTCTTGGCCAAGGTGCAGGACGAGGCCGGGCACGGGCTCTATCTCTATTCGGCGGCCGAGACGCTGGGCGTCTCGCGCGACGAGCTGATGGAGCTCTTGCATGCCGGCAAGATGAAATATTCCTCGATCTTCAACTATCCGACGCTGACCTGGGCGGACATGGGCGCGGTGGGCTGGCTGGTCGACGGCGCGGCGATCATGAACCAGGTGCCGCTGCAGCGCACCAGCTATGGTCCCTATTCCCGCGCCATGATCCGCATCTGCAAGGAGGAAAGCTTCCACCAGCGCCAGGGCTATGCGGTGATGATGAAGCTGGCCCAGGGCACGCCGGCGCAGAAGCGCATGGCGCAGGACGCGCTGAACCGCTTCTGGTATCCGGCGCTGATGATGTTCGGGCCTTCGGACAAGGATTCGGTGCATTCGGCGCAGTCGATGGCCTGGAAGATCAAGATCAACACCAATGACGAGCTGCGGCAGAAATTCGTCGACCAGACCGTGCCGCAGGCGGAATACCTGGGCCTGACCGTCCCCGACCCGGACCTGAAATGGAACGAGGAAAAGGGTGGCTACGATTTCAGCGAGCCGGATTGGTCGGAATTCTTCGACGTGATCGCCGGCAACGGGCCCTGCAACAAGGACCGGCTGGGCGCCCGCGTCAAGGCCTGGGAGGACGGCGCCTGGTTCCGCGAGGGGCTGATGGCCCATGCCGAGAAGGCCGCCGCCCGCCGGGCGCAGGCCGCCGAATAA
- the pcaF gene encoding 3-oxoadipyl-CoA thiolase, translated as MQDAFICDAVRTPIGRYGGALASVRADDLAAVPLKALMERNPGVDWAAVDDLIYGCANQAGEDNRNVGRMAVLLAGMPIGVPGTTVNRLCGSGMDAVGMAARAIKAGDCDFVIAGGVESMTRAPFVMPKAESAFSRANAVYDTTIGWRFVNPAMKARYGIDSMPQTADNVAADFAVSRADQDAFAARSQARWEAAQKAGVFADEIVPVTIPQKKGEPVVFDTDEHPRPGTTAEVLAKLKGVNGPDLTVTAGNASGVNDGAAALAILSGEAAKRHGLTPKARIVAMAAAGVEPRIMGIGPAPAAKKVLARAGLTIEQMDVIELNEAFASQALATLRDLGLPDDAAHVNPNGGAIALGHPLGMSGARLVTTAMYQLHRTGGRYALCTMCIGVGQGIALILERV; from the coding sequence ATGCAGGACGCCTTCATCTGTGACGCGGTGCGCACGCCGATCGGCCGCTATGGCGGGGCGCTGGCCTCGGTCCGGGCGGACGACCTGGCCGCGGTGCCGCTGAAGGCGCTGATGGAGCGCAACCCCGGCGTGGACTGGGCGGCGGTCGATGACCTGATCTATGGCTGCGCCAACCAGGCGGGCGAGGACAACCGCAACGTGGGCCGCATGGCGGTGCTGCTGGCGGGCATGCCCATCGGCGTGCCGGGAACCACGGTGAACCGGCTTTGCGGCTCGGGCATGGATGCGGTCGGCATGGCGGCGCGGGCGATCAAGGCGGGCGATTGCGATTTCGTCATCGCCGGCGGCGTCGAAAGCATGACCCGCGCGCCCTTCGTGATGCCCAAGGCGGAAAGCGCCTTTTCCCGCGCCAATGCGGTCTATGACACCACCATCGGCTGGCGCTTCGTCAACCCGGCGATGAAGGCGCGATACGGCATCGATTCGATGCCGCAGACCGCCGACAACGTCGCCGCCGATTTCGCCGTCAGCCGCGCCGACCAGGACGCCTTTGCCGCCCGCAGCCAAGCCCGTTGGGAAGCGGCGCAGAAGGCCGGCGTCTTTGCCGACGAGATCGTGCCCGTCACCATACCGCAGAAAAAGGGCGAGCCGGTGGTCTTCGACACCGACGAGCATCCGCGCCCCGGCACCACGGCCGAGGTGCTGGCCAAGCTGAAGGGCGTGAACGGCCCTGACCTGACGGTGACGGCCGGCAATGCCTCGGGCGTCAACGACGGCGCCGCGGCGCTGGCGATCCTGTCGGGCGAGGCCGCGAAGCGCCACGGCCTGACGCCCAAGGCACGCATCGTTGCCATGGCCGCGGCCGGCGTCGAGCCCCGGATCATGGGCATCGGCCCGGCGCCGGCGGCAAAAAAGGTGCTGGCGCGCGCGGGACTGACCATCGAGCAGATGGATGTGATAGAATTGAACGAGGCCTTCGCCAGCCAGGCGCTGGCGACCTTGCGCGACCTTGGCCTGCCCGACGATGCCGCCCATGTGAATCCGAACGGCGGTGCCATCGCGCTTGGCCACCCGCTTGGCATGTCGGGGGCCCGGCTTGTGACGACGGCGATGTATCAGCTGCATCGCACCGGCGGGCGCTATGCGCTTTGCACCATGTGCATCGGCGTGGGGCAGGGCATCGCGCTGATCCTCGAACGCGTTTGA
- a CDS encoding PaaX family transcriptional regulator C-terminal domain-containing protein has product MRQGGMAERGLIDGILQGMALRSAAFIVTVYGDVVVPRGGVLWTGTLIEVCERVGISESLVRTAVSRLVAAHRLRGERLGRRSYYRLDASAQREFDQAAGLLYKAEVPAQGWQILHAPDLTEDEARHQRMGHMGGAVFIRPDRGQPLPEGALVFRAPDPPELGRIGQFWDLSVLHQRYLDMLARFAPLAEAGAALSDEMALIARLLLVHDYRGVLLRDPRLPQAALPPDWKGHEARALFRRLYRQLSPAAERWIGAQFEGSDGLLPEKTAESEARLADLSRTTS; this is encoded by the coding sequence ATGCGGCAGGGCGGAATGGCCGAGCGCGGGCTGATCGACGGGATATTGCAGGGGATGGCGCTGCGTTCGGCCGCCTTCATCGTCACCGTCTATGGCGACGTGGTGGTGCCGCGCGGCGGCGTCTTGTGGACCGGCACGCTGATCGAGGTCTGCGAGCGGGTCGGCATCAGCGAATCGCTGGTGCGCACCGCCGTCTCGCGCCTGGTCGCCGCCCACCGGCTGCGCGGCGAGCGGCTGGGGCGGCGCAGCTACTACCGGCTGGACGCCTCGGCCCAGCGGGAGTTCGACCAGGCGGCGGGGTTGCTCTACAAGGCCGAGGTGCCGGCGCAGGGCTGGCAGATCCTGCACGCCCCGGACCTGACCGAGGACGAGGCCCGCCACCAGCGCATGGGCCATATGGGCGGCGCGGTCTTCATCCGGCCCGACCGCGGCCAGCCGCTGCCGGAAGGCGCGCTGGTCTTTCGTGCCCCGGACCCGCCCGAACTGGGCCGGATCGGGCAGTTCTGGGATCTCTCGGTGCTGCATCAGCGTTATCTCGACATGCTGGCGCGCTTTGCGCCGCTGGCCGAGGCGGGCGCGGCGCTGTCGGACGAGATGGCGCTGATCGCGCGGCTGCTCTTGGTGCATGACTATCGCGGCGTGCTGCTGCGCGACCCCCGCCTGCCGCAGGCCGCCCTGCCGCCGGACTGGAAAGGGCACGAGGCGCGGGCGCTGTTCCGCCGCCTCTATCGCCAGCTTTCCCCGGCGGCGGAACGCTGGATCGGGGCGCAATTCGAAGGCAGCGACGGCCTCCTGCCGGAAAAGACCGCGGAAAGCGAGGCGAGGCTGGCCGACCTGTCCCGCACAACAAGTTGA